In a single window of the Luteolibacter yonseiensis genome:
- a CDS encoding L,D-transpeptidase: protein MLRFVTPLFLSLVTLVSAQQPVLVTPPVPAAPVPAPARPVLRALPLGGDDDINSKPLPADIGEGGQAVVPAQPAPAPVKPALPPAPQATPIETVSPPSPINIKPVGDDAVRLQIFLDEAKFGPGIIDGRPGQFTDLAVQSWNEVQGHPLTDWTGVNTAARKAVPHPFAVALVPEFSKDWVDPSLPATDRAKQALKKRMSYRSTAEFMAERYHCDIPYLITLNSAKKINNLKPRDSIVVPNVTPFQVEALTETGFKEDPALSLRHAVVDTKINQVRIFESAPPALAVPEPGTVAVNTVRANRGLVASFPITPGKPKFIKFGTWELRNMVQLPWWRYDKSLLETGKRSSEALNIPAGPNSPVGVIWCGTSKSGIGMHGTSDPETIGRARSAGCIRLANWDAIRLPTLLRPGATVEIR from the coding sequence ATGCTCCGTTTCGTCACTCCTCTTTTCCTTTCCCTCGTCACGCTTGTCTCCGCCCAGCAGCCCGTGCTGGTGACTCCTCCCGTCCCGGCGGCACCGGTGCCGGCACCCGCCAGACCCGTGCTCCGCGCCCTGCCGCTCGGTGGCGACGACGACATCAATTCCAAGCCACTGCCCGCCGACATCGGCGAGGGCGGCCAGGCGGTTGTTCCGGCCCAGCCCGCTCCCGCTCCGGTCAAGCCGGCGCTTCCACCGGCCCCGCAGGCGACTCCCATCGAAACGGTTTCGCCCCCCTCTCCGATCAACATCAAGCCCGTCGGCGATGATGCCGTGCGGCTGCAGATTTTCCTTGATGAGGCGAAGTTCGGTCCCGGCATCATCGACGGACGTCCCGGCCAATTCACCGACCTTGCCGTCCAATCCTGGAACGAGGTCCAAGGACACCCGCTCACCGACTGGACCGGGGTGAACACCGCCGCCCGCAAGGCCGTGCCCCACCCCTTCGCGGTGGCGCTGGTGCCGGAGTTTTCGAAAGACTGGGTGGATCCCTCCCTGCCTGCGACGGACCGCGCGAAACAAGCGCTCAAGAAGCGCATGTCATATCGCAGCACCGCGGAGTTTATGGCGGAGCGCTACCACTGTGACATCCCCTATCTCATCACCCTGAACAGCGCGAAAAAAATCAACAATCTCAAGCCGCGCGACAGCATCGTGGTCCCCAATGTGACGCCGTTCCAGGTCGAGGCCCTCACCGAAACGGGCTTCAAGGAAGACCCGGCGCTCAGCCTGCGGCACGCCGTGGTAGACACCAAGATCAACCAGGTCCGCATCTTCGAGTCGGCTCCTCCCGCGCTCGCCGTTCCCGAACCGGGCACCGTCGCCGTCAACACCGTCCGTGCGAACCGTGGTCTCGTCGCCTCCTTCCCGATCACTCCCGGCAAGCCGAAGTTCATCAAGTTCGGCACCTGGGAACTCCGCAACATGGTGCAGCTCCCCTGGTGGCGCTATGACAAATCCCTGCTCGAGACCGGCAAACGCAGCAGCGAGGCCCTCAACATTCCCGCCGGTCCGAACAGTCCCGTCGGAGTCATCTGGTGCGGCACCAGCAAGTCCGGCATCGGCATGCACGGCACCTCGGACCCGGAAACCATCGGCCGCGCCCGCAGCGCCGGTTGCATCCGGCTGGCGAACTGGGATGCCATCCGCCTGCCCACCCTCCTCCGCCCCGGTGCGACGGTGGAAATCCGGTAA
- the hflX gene encoding GTPase HflX, with protein MFEVRQKPDMVERALLVRFYFDAREATESESLLEELGELVKTLGVEVIDSVLCRSREMHKKFLCGAGKAEEMAALARAHECDVIIIDNGLAPSQQREWEKLADLCVIDREEVILDIFAKRAQSKEARLQVELARMQYALPRLARMWGHLDRESAGSGGGAGGGASRGMGEKQIEVDRRLAYQVIDRAKREIEAVRKQRKTQRKEREKFGTPHAAIVGYTNAGKSSLLNKLSGADVMAKDMLFATLDTTTRRIELPDGQPLLITDTVGFVRNLPHRLVEAFKATLEEAALADFLIHVLDATSPEIERFHDTTLEVLAELGAADKQTITILNKIDCVTDPFELISLEKKFPGALHVSAHTGQGLEELLGYCSQVLADRVHEQEYRIPQQRADLVSLLHREAKVLSTEYENDDIIVIAVVPAAIAGRLESFATSPA; from the coding sequence ATGTTTGAAGTCAGACAAAAGCCCGACATGGTCGAGCGCGCCTTGCTGGTGCGCTTTTACTTTGATGCCCGCGAGGCAACGGAATCCGAATCACTGCTCGAAGAACTCGGAGAACTGGTGAAAACCCTCGGCGTCGAGGTGATCGATTCCGTGCTCTGCCGCAGCCGGGAAATGCACAAGAAATTCCTCTGTGGCGCCGGGAAGGCGGAAGAAATGGCAGCCCTCGCCCGGGCCCATGAATGCGACGTCATCATCATCGACAACGGGCTGGCCCCTTCCCAGCAGCGCGAGTGGGAAAAACTCGCAGACCTCTGTGTGATCGACCGCGAGGAGGTGATTCTCGACATTTTCGCCAAGCGCGCCCAGTCCAAGGAAGCCCGCCTGCAGGTGGAGCTCGCCCGCATGCAATACGCCCTGCCCCGCCTGGCGAGAATGTGGGGCCACCTTGACCGGGAATCCGCGGGATCCGGCGGCGGCGCGGGGGGAGGTGCCTCGCGCGGCATGGGTGAGAAGCAGATCGAGGTGGACCGCCGCCTCGCCTATCAGGTGATCGACCGTGCGAAGCGCGAGATCGAAGCCGTCCGCAAGCAGCGGAAGACCCAGCGCAAGGAGCGCGAGAAATTCGGCACGCCGCATGCCGCCATCGTCGGATATACGAACGCGGGGAAATCCTCCCTCCTGAACAAACTCAGCGGTGCGGACGTCATGGCGAAGGACATGCTCTTCGCCACGCTCGACACCACCACCCGCCGCATCGAGCTTCCGGACGGCCAGCCTCTGCTCATCACCGACACGGTGGGATTCGTAAGAAACCTGCCTCACCGTCTGGTCGAGGCGTTCAAGGCGACGCTCGAAGAAGCCGCCCTGGCGGATTTCCTCATCCACGTGCTTGATGCGACATCGCCGGAGATCGAGCGGTTCCACGACACCACTCTGGAAGTCCTCGCGGAACTGGGCGCGGCGGACAAACAGACCATCACCATTCTCAACAAAATCGACTGCGTCACCGACCCGTTCGAGCTGATTTCCCTGGAAAAGAAATTCCCGGGCGCGCTCCATGTGTCCGCACACACGGGACAGGGCCTCGAGGAATTGCTCGGATACTGCTCGCAAGTCCTGGCCGATCGGGTCCACGAACAGGAATACCGCATCCCGCAGCAACGGGCGGATCTCGTCAGCCTGCTCCATCGCGAGGCCAAGGTGCTCTCGACCGAATATGAGAATGACGACATCATCGTCATCGCCGTTGTTCCCGCCGCCATCGCCGGCAGACTTGAATCATTCGCCACCAGCCCCGCGTAA
- the lysS gene encoding lysine--tRNA ligase, with amino-acid sequence MSEAVTPQQPQNTEAELIAVRREKLGKLRELGIDPYGARFEVSVTPGELRADFEEGRQVKVAGRITALRDMGKSCFFQLADVLGSIQGYVSVKNLGETEAAAWKCLDRGDWIGIEGETFLTKTGEPTIKLEKFTVLSKSLRPMPDKWHGVADREIKYRKRHLDLMGNADSAAVFVKRSLMIAEIRRFLQDRGFLEVETPMLHDIAGGAAARPFETYHNALGMPLTLRIAPELFLKRLLVGGFTKIFELNRSFRNEGISRRHNPEFTMLEAYWAFSDFEEMADMVEELTCHLAEKFCGGLQIEHKDEEGNVTRTINLARPWKRAGYHDLIAAAAGDDFFTIDAAGRRARCEEKGVQISENMEDHEVIQQVFEKLVEEKTFDPCFVTRVSSELVPLAKVSPGGKTVEVYELIINGQEISPGYSELNDPDVQRARLEAQSGEETQKVDYDFIETLECGMPPAGGIGIGLDRLCMMLTGAPTIRDVVLFPLLKRKD; translated from the coding sequence ATGAGTGAAGCAGTCACCCCGCAGCAGCCGCAAAATACCGAAGCAGAACTGATCGCCGTCCGTCGCGAGAAGCTCGGAAAACTCCGTGAGCTCGGCATTGATCCGTATGGCGCGCGCTTCGAGGTCTCTGTCACACCGGGCGAACTCCGGGCGGATTTCGAGGAAGGCCGGCAGGTGAAGGTTGCCGGGCGTATCACCGCGCTGCGTGACATGGGCAAGTCGTGTTTCTTTCAACTCGCCGATGTCCTCGGTTCCATCCAAGGCTACGTTTCCGTCAAGAACCTTGGCGAAACCGAGGCCGCGGCCTGGAAATGCCTCGACCGTGGCGACTGGATCGGCATCGAGGGCGAGACCTTTCTCACCAAGACCGGCGAGCCGACCATCAAGCTGGAAAAATTCACCGTGCTCTCCAAGTCCCTGCGCCCCATGCCGGACAAGTGGCACGGCGTCGCCGACCGGGAGATCAAATACCGCAAGCGCCATCTCGACCTCATGGGGAATGCCGACAGCGCGGCGGTTTTCGTCAAGCGCTCGCTGATGATCGCCGAGATCCGCCGCTTCCTCCAGGACCGCGGATTCCTTGAGGTGGAGACACCGATGCTCCATGACATCGCCGGTGGTGCGGCCGCCCGCCCGTTCGAGACGTATCACAACGCGCTCGGCATGCCGCTCACGCTGCGCATCGCGCCGGAGCTTTTCCTCAAGCGCCTGCTGGTCGGTGGCTTCACGAAGATTTTCGAACTCAACCGCAGCTTCCGCAACGAAGGCATCTCCCGCCGCCACAATCCGGAATTCACCATGCTGGAAGCCTACTGGGCTTTCTCCGATTTCGAGGAGATGGCGGACATGGTCGAGGAACTCACCTGCCACCTCGCGGAGAAATTCTGCGGCGGCCTCCAGATCGAGCACAAGGATGAGGAGGGCAACGTCACCCGCACCATCAACCTCGCCCGCCCATGGAAGCGCGCCGGCTACCACGATCTCATCGCGGCAGCCGCCGGAGATGATTTCTTCACCATCGACGCCGCGGGCCGCCGCGCCCGTTGCGAGGAGAAGGGCGTGCAGATTTCCGAAAACATGGAGGACCACGAGGTCATCCAGCAGGTCTTCGAAAAACTGGTGGAGGAAAAGACCTTCGATCCCTGCTTCGTCACCCGCGTTTCCAGCGAACTCGTGCCCCTCGCGAAGGTCAGCCCCGGCGGCAAAACCGTGGAGGTTTACGAACTCATCATCAACGGTCAGGAAATTTCACCAGGCTATTCGGAACTGAACGATCCCGACGTGCAACGCGCCCGCCTCGAAGCCCAGTCCGGCGAAGAGACACAGAAGGTGGACTACGATTTCATCGAAACCCTCGAATGCGGCATGCCTCCGGCGGGTGGCATCGGCATCGGACTGGACCGTCTCTGCATGATGCTCACCGGTGCGCCCACCATCCGCGACGTCGTGCTTTTCCCATTGCTGAAGCGCAAGGATTGA
- a CDS encoding beta strand repeat-containing protein, producing MKNDNMQTALRGALAVPAAALMLGAAEAGSTVALNFQSWYYESGAIPQTVGFGSGYQTTGFPVTAKAFGVEVADWTNTDPIAIKDPAVVNGIPFAGMSVDLNATNLWAGPYTGPGTTYADFGEAWPAGSVVQSHMTPGNYEATWSYIDNTGWEFKVSGLNAKFPNGYMVGLIGGGKTTATSSVEISDPDFNSLGTVAFTLLPDKMGVGASPVLTNDSIVFTNPNRPDPANCAVAGLIVTDKPVVTSCFPKTSLAATGASFTLTGTALGIGNLSYQWKRNGTDIPGAAAKNISYTVSSATAADIGTYTLVVSSSLYPANPATSEPVTVSVAAPVAVTWDGDTATSGAQNGSGSWDTTTANWWNGTADIVWNPINVASFGSGGNGSYTVSLAENISVQSGIIFNSGSYTIAPAASQTLTLTAPQSITTNVDAAITANLNGTAGFTKAGPAKLTLGGGNNPITGPVVVGAGTLAISRGGGGSSLTISPGATATTTVPDAIGYATNCSVLNVNGGTYNLGVTGNGLWSMDTTLNNASMTAVTGANWSYGGAGSKITNSGNSTISGGTFVLREGMPEDTLSIANTGSLIINSPISGNSRKVRLTGGGTTTFAGAGTNIYNVFVNGGTFSVTGRLTGTGLFMYDDTSLSVASSGSTPAISVSGFYILSDLPEPVGTNKVDFLSLSSTTVAPITTGDLMLEYPVTINVRSVTPVVGRYPLMATTTGSFSIASLTLGTLPSGITATLVDDLVNTGKIYLDVTAVAVPEIQWTGAVNGVWDINTTNNWSPAKYTDGSIVTFGDILGNTSVTLDATVVPGVVTFDNPTKNYSLSGTGAITGGTGLTKTGAGNLSINTNNTYTGPVILSGGTVTVGTGGTTGLLGGAGAITLEAATLVLDRSDAQTLGRQLIGSGGTLVKNGSGSLTMSAGTNNSDIIVNNGTLVATGGAFATAFAPGKLITINSGATLSTPNVHSLGSSVGGGGDVPVIAINGGNWLLGAEQYIRSLTMTAGSTTGTPAKDGIRTLSGSVYTINAAATSSTIASPLNLYNDLSLVVSDGAAADDLVISGVISNTKSITKSGPGRVLFSGPNTYTGTTTVTGGTLAVTGTSIPDTNKLVIDGGKVDVTGAETVDTLFYGAAQQVAGTYGSTASTATFKDNSRFSGTGVLTVVTGSSSGGFSAWATANAPSQTLAQDHDGDGVPNGIEYFMGLSGSASTASPGIQAGKISWPKGAGYTGVYGTDFTVQTSTNLSVWTDVPVSDPNLSNAAPLQYTLPAGSEKTFTRLKVTGP from the coding sequence ATGAAAAATGATAACATGCAAACCGCCCTGCGGGGCGCCCTGGCGGTTCCTGCCGCGGCCTTGATGCTTGGAGCCGCTGAAGCGGGTTCCACAGTGGCGCTGAACTTCCAATCCTGGTATTATGAATCCGGGGCCATTCCACAGACGGTGGGCTTCGGCAGCGGTTACCAGACAACCGGATTTCCGGTGACGGCCAAGGCATTCGGCGTGGAGGTCGCGGACTGGACCAACACGGATCCGATCGCTATCAAAGATCCTGCGGTCGTGAACGGCATCCCGTTCGCCGGGATGAGTGTCGATCTCAATGCCACGAACCTGTGGGCCGGCCCTTACACCGGACCGGGAACCACCTATGCGGATTTCGGAGAAGCCTGGCCGGCCGGATCCGTCGTCCAGTCGCACATGACCCCGGGGAACTATGAGGCGACCTGGAGCTATATCGACAACACCGGGTGGGAATTCAAGGTGAGCGGCTTGAACGCGAAATTTCCAAACGGGTATATGGTGGGTCTGATCGGGGGTGGAAAAACCACCGCGACATCCAGTGTGGAAATCAGCGATCCGGACTTCAACAGTCTGGGCACGGTGGCTTTCACCCTCTTGCCGGACAAGATGGGGGTTGGGGCCAGCCCTGTGCTGACGAACGATTCGATCGTCTTCACCAATCCGAACCGGCCGGATCCGGCGAACTGCGCGGTGGCCGGTCTCATCGTGACCGACAAACCGGTCGTGACTTCCTGTTTTCCGAAGACTTCGCTCGCGGCCACCGGCGCTTCGTTCACCTTGACCGGCACCGCCCTGGGGATCGGAAACCTCTCCTACCAGTGGAAACGCAACGGAACCGATATCCCGGGAGCCGCCGCCAAAAACATTTCCTACACGGTCTCATCCGCGACGGCGGCGGACATAGGGACCTACACCCTGGTGGTTTCGAGCAGTCTGTATCCCGCGAATCCCGCGACCAGCGAGCCGGTCACCGTCTCGGTGGCGGCTCCGGTGGCGGTCACCTGGGATGGCGACACCGCGACTTCCGGCGCCCAGAACGGATCCGGATCATGGGACACGACGACCGCGAACTGGTGGAACGGCACCGCCGACATCGTGTGGAACCCGATCAATGTCGCCTCCTTCGGCAGTGGAGGAAACGGTTCCTACACGGTTTCGCTCGCGGAGAATATCTCCGTCCAGAGCGGCATCATTTTCAACAGCGGGAGTTATACCATCGCGCCAGCCGCTTCTCAAACCCTCACCCTGACCGCGCCCCAATCCATCACCACCAACGTGGACGCGGCGATCACCGCGAACCTGAACGGCACCGCCGGATTCACCAAAGCCGGTCCCGCGAAGCTCACGCTCGGCGGGGGCAACAATCCGATCACGGGACCTGTGGTCGTCGGTGCCGGGACACTTGCCATTTCGAGAGGTGGCGGTGGTTCCAGCCTGACCATCAGTCCGGGCGCCACCGCCACGACGACGGTCCCCGACGCGATCGGCTATGCCACGAATTGCAGCGTTCTGAATGTGAACGGCGGAACCTACAACCTGGGTGTCACCGGAAACGGCCTGTGGTCGATGGATACGACCCTGAACAACGCCAGCATGACCGCGGTCACAGGCGCGAACTGGTCTTACGGAGGGGCGGGTTCCAAGATCACCAACAGCGGCAACTCCACCATCTCCGGCGGCACGTTTGTTCTCCGCGAGGGAATGCCTGAGGATACCCTCTCCATCGCGAATACCGGGAGTCTCATCATCAACAGCCCCATTTCCGGGAACAGCAGGAAAGTGAGGCTGACGGGTGGCGGAACCACCACTTTCGCAGGAGCGGGCACCAACATCTACAACGTGTTTGTCAACGGAGGGACCTTCAGTGTGACGGGACGTTTGACCGGCACCGGTTTGTTCATGTATGACGATACTTCCCTGAGCGTCGCCAGTTCGGGTTCCACACCCGCGATCTCGGTTTCCGGTTTCTATATATTGAGCGATCTGCCGGAACCTGTCGGAACCAACAAGGTGGACTTCCTTTCGCTTTCCAGCACCACCGTCGCGCCGATCACCACGGGGGATCTCATGCTGGAATACCCCGTCACCATCAATGTCCGGAGTGTGACTCCGGTGGTCGGCCGGTATCCCCTCATGGCCACCACCACCGGCAGTTTTTCGATCGCCTCGCTCACCCTCGGCACGCTGCCCTCCGGCATCACCGCGACGCTGGTGGACGATCTTGTGAATACGGGGAAGATCTATCTGGACGTGACCGCCGTGGCGGTTCCCGAAATCCAGTGGACCGGTGCCGTGAACGGCGTTTGGGACATCAACACGACGAACAACTGGTCGCCCGCGAAATACACGGACGGCTCCATCGTCACGTTCGGCGACATCCTTGGAAACACCAGCGTGACGCTGGATGCCACCGTTGTGCCGGGGGTCGTGACGTTTGACAATCCGACCAAGAATTACTCCCTGTCCGGAACCGGTGCGATCACCGGTGGCACCGGATTGACAAAAACGGGAGCGGGAAATCTGTCGATCAACACCAACAACACCTACACTGGTCCGGTGATCCTCTCCGGCGGCACGGTTACCGTGGGAACCGGCGGAACCACAGGCCTGTTGGGCGGAGCCGGTGCGATCACCCTGGAGGCCGCCACGCTGGTTCTGGACCGTTCGGACGCCCAGACGCTCGGTCGCCAGTTGATCGGTTCCGGAGGAACCCTCGTGAAAAACGGATCGGGCTCGCTGACCATGAGCGCCGGAACCAACAACAGTGACATCATCGTGAACAACGGGACGCTGGTCGCCACCGGCGGCGCGTTCGCCACAGCCTTCGCCCCGGGCAAGCTGATCACCATCAATTCCGGTGCGACCCTCAGCACTCCGAACGTCCACTCGCTGGGTAGTTCGGTGGGCGGTGGCGGCGATGTTCCCGTGATCGCCATCAACGGAGGAAACTGGTTGCTGGGCGCGGAGCAATACATCCGCTCGCTGACCATGACCGCGGGCTCCACTACCGGAACTCCCGCCAAGGATGGAATCCGGACCCTGTCCGGTTCCGTCTACACCATCAATGCGGCGGCCACGAGCTCGACCATCGCCTCTCCTCTCAACCTGTACAACGACCTGAGCCTGGTCGTCAGCGACGGGGCCGCGGCGGATGATCTGGTGATCTCGGGGGTGATCAGCAACACCAAATCCATCACGAAAAGCGGCCCCGGCCGGGTGTTGTTCTCCGGTCCCAACACCTACACCGGAACCACCACCGTCACGGGAGGCACGCTCGCGGTGACCGGCACATCCATCCCGGACACGAACAAGCTCGTGATCGACGGAGGCAAGGTGGATGTCACCGGAGCGGAAACCGTGGACACCCTGTTCTATGGAGCGGCGCAACAGGTGGCTGGTACTTACGGCTCCACCGCTTCGACCGCCACGTTCAAGGATAACAGCCGTTTCTCCGGCACCGGTGTTCTCACCGTGGTCACCGGCTCCTCCTCGGGTGGTTTCTCCGCGTGGGCGACCGCCAACGCTCCCTCCCAGACGCTCGCCCAGGACCATGACGGCGACGGTGTGCCGAACGGCATAGAATACTTCATGGGCCTCTCCGGTTCCGCATCCACGGCGAGTCCGGGTATCCAGGCTGGAAAAATCTCCTGGCCGAAGGGCGCGGGTTATACCGGCGTCTACGGCACGGATTTCACCGTGCAAACCTCCACCAACCTGTCCGTCTGGACCGATGTCCCCGTTTCGGATCCGAATCTGAGCAACGCGGCTCCTTTGCAATATACCTTGCCGGCCGGTTCTGAAAAGACCTTCACCCGTCTCAAGGTGACGGGTCCCTGA
- a CDS encoding tetratricopeptide repeat-containing sulfotransferase family protein, translating to MAHLQRNPRDTARWRKAQQHLLEGNHGAAIPIYQELLRRYPTIAELWFELGNSAAGKLDFPLANKAYRRARELASRNASLLGMIGQQYQSLRQLDEARTCYEAALAADPGSVDARIKLAVWFEKERRMDEAWECVESCLALHPRDDQARYFRAFLQHRRKNHEEAESELRQLIKDVPKYPYVKYAARHLLGVVLDQLGRYDEAIRWLLEAKAEIRTITDIAALERSYDETDHIRRQSLAGLGRESILRWRDGCAGPPPRHRIAFLGGHPRSGTTLMEQILDAHPGLMAFDESTAFQQEIASKLDTLPEGDRTATSARLAEMRSRYFSSMLREVSGTGDAKVLLDKNPSATMSLPSWLRAFPELKTIIALRDPRDVVISCFFLNITLNATNVNFLSLERTVKHYSDLMDVWLRLKEFGGFDWIETRYEDVVGDLEKEGRRVTGFLGLEWHPDQIRFQDNARRKVLYAPTYHDVTQPIHQGAVGRWERYSAALEPHMGKLKSYLQAFGYG from the coding sequence ATGGCCCATTTGCAACGCAACCCCCGCGATACCGCGAGATGGCGGAAGGCGCAGCAGCATTTGCTGGAAGGAAATCACGGAGCCGCCATTCCCATCTATCAGGAGCTCCTCCGCCGCTACCCGACGATCGCCGAGCTGTGGTTCGAGCTTGGGAATTCCGCCGCGGGAAAGCTCGATTTCCCTCTTGCGAACAAGGCTTACCGCCGCGCCCGCGAGCTTGCTTCCCGGAACGCGTCGCTGCTGGGAATGATCGGCCAGCAATACCAAAGCCTCCGCCAGTTGGATGAGGCCCGCACCTGCTACGAAGCCGCGCTCGCGGCGGACCCGGGTTCTGTCGACGCCCGCATCAAGCTCGCCGTCTGGTTTGAAAAGGAGCGTCGTATGGACGAGGCATGGGAATGCGTCGAATCCTGTCTCGCCCTCCATCCGCGTGATGATCAGGCGAGGTATTTCCGCGCGTTTCTCCAGCACCGCCGGAAAAATCATGAGGAGGCCGAGAGTGAACTCCGCCAGCTCATCAAGGACGTCCCGAAATACCCGTATGTGAAATACGCCGCCCGCCACCTGTTGGGCGTCGTGCTCGACCAGCTCGGCCGGTATGACGAGGCGATCCGGTGGCTGCTCGAAGCGAAGGCCGAGATCCGGACCATCACCGACATCGCCGCCTTGGAAAGAAGCTATGATGAAACGGACCACATCCGCAGGCAGTCCCTCGCAGGACTCGGCCGCGAATCCATCCTCCGCTGGCGCGACGGATGCGCTGGTCCACCCCCGAGGCACAGGATCGCCTTTCTCGGCGGACACCCCCGCAGCGGCACCACGCTGATGGAGCAGATTCTCGACGCCCATCCCGGGCTGATGGCGTTCGACGAATCGACCGCCTTCCAGCAGGAAATCGCCAGCAAGCTCGACACCCTGCCCGAAGGAGACCGGACCGCCACCTCGGCGCGCCTGGCGGAAATGCGGAGCAGGTATTTCAGCAGCATGCTGCGGGAGGTTTCCGGCACCGGCGATGCGAAGGTGTTGTTGGACAAGAATCCTTCGGCCACCATGTCCCTTCCATCATGGCTGCGCGCGTTTCCGGAGCTCAAAACCATCATCGCCCTGCGCGATCCCCGGGATGTCGTGATCAGCTGTTTTTTCCTGAACATCACGCTCAACGCCACCAATGTGAATTTCCTCAGCCTGGAACGCACCGTCAAACACTACTCCGACCTGATGGATGTCTGGCTCCGGCTTAAAGAGTTCGGAGGCTTCGACTGGATCGAGACACGCTACGAGGATGTCGTCGGGGATCTGGAAAAAGAAGGCCGCCGCGTGACCGGGTTTCTCGGTCTGGAGTGGCACCCGGACCAGATCCGGTTCCAGGACAACGCCCGTAGGAAAGTCCTGTACGCCCCGACCTATCACGATGTCACCCAGCCGATCCACCAAGGAGCGGTGGGCCGCTGGGAACGCTATTCGGCAGCCTTGGAGCCTCATATGGGGAAATTGAAATCCTATCTTCAGGCTTTCGGTTATGGGTGA
- the yjjJ gene encoding type II toxin-antitoxin system HipA family toxin YjjJ: MARPAHITFETLIPLIRARGPISATELGGLARVNRTTIVRILPDFGDELVTLGATRSTRYLLRRRIRNIGNRWRIYRIDASGRAEQWAELEAMHERQWRMNWASAPPEWAGFFTEKNGLWSGFPFFLGDARPQGFLGRLISHGISRTLQLPDDPRQWSDDDVIVYQQAIGEDLPGNLVVGDEMVRRALARSADLPDGKAVAWQNRKAFYAARASGFAEVMPGSSAGGEQPKFLATLRDDAGGFQPVLVKFSARMDEPVGRRWADLLVCEFHAHQVLAEWGLANPGVRLLDADGRRFLEVPRFDRCGPGGRVGVVSLEALAAALIGNLSRDWLDATTELHRHGLIDSGSLEKIRRLQAFGELIGNTDMHFGNLAFFLSDTLPLQVTPAYDMLPMLWSPGNQGELTPRRFSPAPPLPALAESWREAAGWAEIFWQRVVRDERISGEFGRMAQEAGEVVGTLLRRV, translated from the coding sequence ATGGCACGCCCCGCACACATTACGTTTGAAACCCTCATCCCGCTCATCAGGGCGCGGGGGCCGATTTCGGCTACGGAGTTGGGGGGGCTGGCGCGGGTGAACCGGACGACGATTGTCAGGATTCTGCCAGACTTCGGAGATGAATTGGTGACTCTCGGGGCCACACGCAGCACGCGCTATTTGTTGCGCCGGAGGATTCGCAATATTGGGAACCGTTGGCGGATCTACCGGATTGATGCGTCCGGCCGGGCAGAGCAGTGGGCGGAACTCGAAGCCATGCATGAGCGGCAGTGGCGGATGAATTGGGCATCCGCGCCGCCGGAGTGGGCGGGATTTTTTACAGAAAAAAATGGATTGTGGAGCGGTTTTCCTTTTTTTCTCGGCGACGCCCGGCCGCAAGGGTTCCTCGGACGGCTCATCTCCCATGGTATTTCGAGGACGTTGCAACTACCGGACGACCCGCGCCAGTGGAGTGATGATGATGTGATCGTTTACCAACAGGCGATTGGGGAAGATCTGCCGGGAAATCTGGTGGTGGGAGACGAAATGGTGCGTCGCGCCCTAGCGAGATCTGCTGATCTGCCGGATGGAAAAGCGGTGGCCTGGCAAAATAGAAAGGCGTTCTATGCGGCGCGGGCGTCGGGATTCGCTGAGGTCATGCCGGGTTCGTCGGCTGGTGGCGAACAGCCGAAGTTCCTTGCGACACTGCGGGATGACGCGGGCGGATTTCAGCCGGTGTTGGTAAAATTTTCCGCCCGCATGGATGAGCCGGTGGGTAGGCGCTGGGCGGACCTGCTGGTGTGTGAGTTCCACGCCCATCAGGTTCTGGCGGAGTGGGGGCTGGCGAATCCGGGGGTGCGTCTGCTGGATGCCGACGGTCGTCGGTTCCTGGAAGTCCCCCGTTTCGATCGGTGCGGGCCTGGCGGACGGGTGGGTGTCGTGTCTCTCGAGGCCTTGGCTGCCGCCTTGATCGGGAATTTGTCGAGAGACTGGTTGGATGCTACGACTGAGCTTCACCGCCATGGACTGATCGACAGCGGTTCGCTGGAGAAGATCCGGCGGCTGCAGGCGTTTGGCGAATTGATCGGAAACACCGACATGCATTTCGGAAATCTGGCGTTTTTCCTCAGCGATACGCTGCCGCTCCAGGTCACCCCAGCCTATGACATGCTGCCGATGTTATGGTCCCCGGGAAACCAGGGCGAACTCACTCCCCGCCGGTTTTCCCCCGCTCCACCCCTGCCCGCGCTGGCTGAATCGTGGCGGGAAGCTGCAGGCTGGGCTGAAATTTTTTGGCAACGGGTGGTGCGGGATGAACGGATTTCCGGAGAGTTCGGGCGGATGGCGCAAGAGGCCGGAGAGGTGGTCGGGACATTGTTGCGGCGTGTGTGA